In the genome of Aedes aegypti strain LVP_AGWG chromosome 2, AaegL5.0 Primary Assembly, whole genome shotgun sequence, the window GGAAAATAATACATGTTCAGAACGAATTCAGCCTCATACGAGGTTAGGCAGATAAAAAAAGAATTCAGCGCTTGATTCAACAAAATTGTTTAGAAATTGTTTCTGCCGTACGGTGCGGTACGCTTTTGGTGTAGCAGTTCCAATTTTCTTTGCATCTTGCTCTGGCGAACCTCTTCCGAAATGGGAAATTGTTTGTCGACTTCCACCCCAAATATGTCTTGGGTCTTCTCGTAAATCTGTTGCCGCAGTTGTCTTCTACGCTTTCCGGGACCAAAGACGCGAATTTTCTTAATGTGGGGCACCATGCTCAGAGTTTTCCAACTCATAGTGCTCTGCGGTAGGAACCCATTCATTAGGGCTTGCAAAATGTTCCCCGGCGGAAGCATGTCCATAAACTTGGGGTTTCCTTGGATCTGTGCCATAAGCTCTTTCTGGACGTCGCTTTCCAGGAATCGTTGTTTTGGTTGGTCCATTGAGATCTGTTCCGGAGTGGCAATTTTGCAGTACTGAAGGGCCAACGTGCGATCTTCATTCGAGAAATATTCGACCAGTAGATCTGATCTGGACTGTTTGACGATGCACTGCATTCGAGCTTTGCAGATGTGGTAGATGTGACGCTCGAAA includes:
- the LOC5575710 gene encoding uncharacterized protein LOC5575710 isoform X2 translates to MAGPNRGMPGTHRYTQADLRPTLRDPRCSPQFPLACYWPVYLGNFWCDVYPQHATRIQEYFGSKGLLVRMVFARNEYLDPYFKEQKRCKCYDFLVYFVSQQDAQDAVYFCNRDMYYGHRLNVLPGRTPVFFDTSVSVRHSLLQPAKLEMAEQAFERHIYHICKARMQCIVKQSRSDLLVEYFSNEDRTLALQYCKIATPEQISMDQPKQRFLESDVQKELMAQIQGNPKFMDMLPPGNILQALMNGFLPQSTMSWKTLSMVPHIKKIRVFGPGKRRRQLRQQIYEKTQDIFGVEVDKQFPISEEVRQSKMQRKLELLHQKRTAPYGRNNF